ACCGGCGAGCCAGTCGGGGTGGGCCTCGGCGACATGGCCGAGGCCGTTGCGGTGGGCGGCGACCTCCTCGTTGTCGTAGAAGACGAAGGTGAGGTCGCGGTTGGGCTCGGGCACCGTGGCGGCGATCCGCAGCTGCACGGCGACGCCCGACTTCATGTCGCTGGTGCCGCAGCCCCACAGCACCCCGTTCCCGTCCAGCCGGGAGGGGACGTTGTCCGCGATCGGCACGGTGTCGATGTGCCCGGCGAGGACGACCCGCTCGGCGCGGCCGAGGCGGGTGCGGGCCACGATGTTGTTGCCGTGGCGGTCGACCGTGAGGTGCGGCAGCGCGGAGAGCGCCCGCTCGATGGCGTCCGCGAGGGGCTTCTCCTCCCCGCTGACGGAGGGGAAGTCGACCAGCGCGGCGGTGAGCGCGGGCCCGTCGAGGGTGAGGTCCAGCTCGGTGGGGGACATGGGACGACCCTAACGCGGCGGTGACCGGGGCCCCGGGTCCGGACGGACCGCGGCGGACGGGCACCGGGGCGGTCGGCGGTGGCCGGGGACCCGGGTCCGGGCGGTGCGGCGGCAGATCGCACAGCGATGCGGTGGTTCCCCCCGGGGAGGGAGTTGTCGCCCGCCGGACGGGGCCCTGGGGACGGGGCGGCTCCGGGCCGTCGGCGATCGTTGCGCGCCTTGCGGAGTGACGTTTCCTCGACCACGGGGAAGCGGGAATGTTTGCCCGTCTTTATCCGGGTCTGATAATGCGACGCATTGCCAACTCTTTACCTTGATGCACCGCAACTTCCCCGCCCCTCCGAGCGGTTGTCACTGCGTCCGGGTACCCGGGCCGGTGTCCCCCGGAGGCCGGAGCCAACGGCCGGAGCGGCCCGGACACCCCGTCCCCTCTTGTCCCAACTCTTGTTTCTCAAGGAGCAAAATGTCCCTCCCCCTGACCCGCCGGATCGCCCGTGCCGCACTGCTCGTCGCGGTCGGCGCAAGCCCCGTGGTCGGTGCGGCCGGCTCTGCGGGCGCCGTGGAGATCCAGGACGCCAACCCGCTCAGCGCGGTGTCCGCCATGGACACCATGGAGGCCGGGGGTCTGAGCGCCACCGCCGACCACACCGGTGAGCAGGCGTCCCAGGCGCTCGGCGCCGCCGGAGAGGCCGCCACGCAGCAGGCCGTCCCGACCGCCGGACGGACCCTGGGCCAGGCGGGCGAGGCCGCCGGTCCCACCGTCCGGGAGACCGCCAACGACACCGCGACCACCGCCACGACCACCGCCGGGACCGTCCTCGGCGGCACCGCGGGCACCGCGGCCGAGGCCCTGGGCAACGGCGCCCCCGCCCCGGCCGCCGGACTGATCGGCGGTCTGCCCGCCCAGGTCACCAGCCCCGCGCAGACCCTGCCGCTGGCCTGATCCGCCCTCCCGGCACACAGCGCGAGGGGCCCGGAAGCACAACGCTTCCGGGCCCCTCGCGCATGCTCACGCGCTCCCGTGCCGGTGCGGACGGGCCGTTCCCGTCCGTCAGCCGCCGAGGCGGGCGACCGCCGCCGCGACCCGCTCGTCGGTCGCCGTGAACGCGACCCGGACGAACCGCTCCCCCGCCGCGCCGTAGAAGTCCCCGGGAGCGACCAGGACGCCCAGCTCCGCCAGGTGCGCCACGGTGCTCCAGCAGGGCTCGTCCCGGGTCGCCCACAGATACAGGCTCGCCTCGCTGTGCTCGATCCGGAAGCCGTGCGCCTCCAGGGCCCCGCGCAGCGCGGTGCGGCGGGCCGCGTACCGGGCCCGCTGCTCCGTCACATGGGTGTCGTCGCCGAGCGCGGCGACGGTGGCCGCCTGCACCGGCGCGGGGGTCATCATCCCGCCGTGCTTGCGGATCTGGAGCAGCTCGCCGAGGACCCGTTCGTCACCGGCGATGAAGGCGGCCCGGTAGCCCGCCAGGTTGGAGCGCTTGGAGAGGGAGTGGACGGCGACCAGGCCGTCGTACACCCCGCCGCAGACCTCGGCGTCGAGCACCGAGACGGGCTCGGCCTCCCAGCCCAGCTCCAGATAGCACTCGTCGCTGAAGACCAGCACGCCGTGCGTACGGGCCCAGGCCACGATCCGGGTCAGCTCGTCCTTGCCGAGCACCCGCCCGGTGGGGTTCGACGGCGAGTTCAGCCACAGCAGCCGCAGCCCGCGCGGGTCCAGCTCGGTGGGGTCGTCGTAGACGACGGGGGTCGCCCCGCACAGCCGCGCCCCGACCTCGTACGTCGGGTAGGCGAGCCGCGGATACGCGACCCGGTCGCCCGCGCCCAGGCCGAGCTGGGTCGGCAGCCAGGCCACCAGCTCCTTGGAGCCGACGACCGGCAGCACATTGCGGTGGGTGACACCGGTCGCGCCGAGGCGGCGCTCCACCCAGCTGGTGAGCGCATCCCGCAGGGCGGCCGTCCCCCAGACCGTGGGATAGCCCGGCGAGTCGGCGGCGTCGGTCAGGGCCTTCTGGATCAGCGCGGGGACGGGGTCCACCGGGGTGCCGACGGAGAGGTCCACGATGCCGTCGGGGTGGCGGGCGGCCGTCGCCTTGTAGGGCTCCAGCTTGTCCCAGGGGAAGACGGGCAGGCGCGAAGAGACTGCGGACACGTGCTTTCTCTTTCTTGTCACCGGACTCTTGTTCACCGGACCCCCGTTCACCGGGCTCCGGTCACCGGGCCTTCGGCACCGGGCTTTCCCCACCGGACTGCCGGTCGCCGGTCGCTTGTCCGGGTGTCAGCGGGCGGCCGGGGGCCGGAGCACGCCGGTCCCGTACGGACGACGACCGTACGGGACCGGGATGCGTGCGGCTCCGGAGTCCGGGCCGGGGCGGATCAGCCCTGCGGGGGCAGAGCCGCGATGAAGGGGTGGTCCCGCTCGATCAGACCAAGCTTGGAGGCACCACCGGGCGAACCGAGCTCGTCGAAGAACTCGACGTTCGCCTTGTAGTAGTCCTTCCACTCCTCCGGGGTGTCGTCCTCGTAGAAAATGGCCTCCACGGGGCAGACGGGCTCACAGGCCCCGCAGTCGACGCATTCGTCCGGGTGGATGTACAAGGACCGGCGGCCCTCGTAGATGCAGTCGACGGGGCACTCCTCGATGCACGCCTTGTCCTTGACGTCGACACAAGGCTGCGCGATGACGTAGGTCACGCTGTCGTTCCTCCTCGGTAGGGCTGGCTTTGCGCGGGAGCGCGGCGTCGTCGATGCCCGCACCTAGTATCTCCGTTCCTGAGGACGATCCGAACAGGAGGGGCTCGCAGAGCTGTGGAATTCACCGGCACCGGACGGCTCGACGTCCGTATCACCCCCCTTGACGTGGGCAAACGGGTATCAACCCGACGTCTGACGGCGCCCCCCGCCAGCGGGGAGCGGTTCACCGACGCGGTCGGGGTTCTCACATCCTGGGACGAGGGTGTGCTGCTGATCACAACGAAGCGGGGCGAGACGGTACGGATCGAGGAATCGTCCCTGGTCGCGGGCAAGGTCATCCCCGCCGCACCGGCCCGGAGAAGGGGGCCCGCGGCGGACTTCGCGGAGCTGTGCCGGGTGGCCTCGCGGGCCTGGCAGCCGCTGGAGAGCGCCCGGCTCGGCGACTGGGAGCTGCGGGCCGCCGGGGGTTTCACCCGGCGGGCCAACTCGGTGCTCGCGGCCGGTGACCCCGGACTCCCGCGGGACGAGGCGCTGGAGCGGGTGCGCGCCTGGTACGCGGCGCGGGAGCTGCCCGCGTACCTCCAGGCGGCGACGGGCGCCGCGGGCACCCAGGAGGTGCTCTGCGCGGAGCTGGAGGGGCTCGGCTGGCGGCGCGAGGCCACCGCGGAGGTGTGGATCGCCGCACTCGCCCCGCTCGCGGACCGGGACGCGGACGTCTCCGGGGTCGTCCTCTCCCGCGACCTGGACGAGGGCTGGCTGCGCCGCTACGGGCGCACGGGCGGCGGCGGGACGGCCGCGGCCGTGCGGCGGGTCCTCGGCGCCGGGCCCTCGGTCTGGTTCGCGTCGGTGCCGGGCGGGGGCGGGGCGCCCGCGGCGATCGGACGCTGCGTGGTCGACGGGCGCTGGGCCGGGTTCCAGGCCGTGGAGGTCGACCCGGACCGCCGCCGCCAGGGGCTCGGCTCGGCCGTCATGACCGCGCTCGCGCAGCGGGCGCTGGCGGAGGGGGCGTCCGCCGCCTGGCTCCAGGTGGAGACGGAGAACGACGGGGCCCGCGCGCTCTACGACGGTCTGGGGTTTGTGACGCACCACCGCTACCACCACTTCCGGGCCCCCTGACCGGCGGGCGCGGGCGGGCACGGCCACCGGCACAGCACAGAGACGGGTACATATGCACCATGGACGATGATTCCGCGAAATATCGTGACTGGTTCGCCGAGGAGGCACGCTCCGAGCGCCCCGATCTCGCCCTGCTGTGTCTGCTGCTCGCCACCGCCGGGGACCCCGCCCTGGACGACGCGGGCATCGACGCGGCCCAGATCGAGCTGGACCGGCTCGCCGGGCTGCTGCCCTACGGCCCCAAGACGCCCCGGGAGTGGGCCGGGGCGCTGGCGGATCTGCTCGGTCGGGAGTGCGGCTTCCACGGCACCTCAGGGGAGTACCGGCGGCTCGGCGCCTCCCTTCTCCACCAGGTGCTGGAGCGCCGCCGCGGACTGCCGATCCTGCTCTCGGTGGTCTGGGTCGAGGTCGCCCGGCGGGCGGGCGCGCCCGCCTACGGGGTGGCCCTGCCGGGCCACTTCGTCGTGGGTTTCGGGGACCCCGGCGCCCCGGGCGGACCGGTGCTCGCCGACCCCTTCGCGGGCGGCGGGCCGCTGACCGGGAACGAGGCCGAACTCCTGGTGATGGACGCGACGGGCGCTCCCCTGGAGCCCTCGATGCTCACCCCCGCGAGCCCGCTCGACGTGGTGCTGCGCATCCTCGGCAACATCCGCGCCTGGGCCGCCGCCCGCCCCGAGCAGTCGGCGGCGGCGCTGTGGGCGGTGGAGTTCTCGCTGCTGCTGCCGTCCCACCCCGCGCGGCTCCGTTACGAGCACGCGCAACTGCTCGTCCAGCGCGGGGACTTCCTCACCGGGGCGGCGGAGCTGGAGGCGTACGCGGAGGTGGTGCAGCCGGTCGAGCCCGCGACGGCGGAGGCCGTCCGGGGCCGGGCCCGGGCCGCGCGGGCCATGCTCAACTGACGGCGCGGCCCCGGCGGCCTCCGGGGCGTACGGCGGCCTCCGGGACGGGCCCGCGCGGTTGCCCGCGCCCTCACGCCCCCGGCCACCCCGGTCACCCGCGGTCACCCGGCCGGGAACGGCGGCGGCGCCCCGTTCCCCTCTCCTGGGTGAACGGGGCGCCGCCGCCCTGACGGGCCGTGCCGGGGCCGCCCGGTGGGGCGTCAGCCGAGATCGATCTCGGCGGTCCGCTCCGCGGGCGTCTTCCCGCGCAGCGCCGGGCCCATCGCCTGGGCGATGTCGTCGGGGCCGAGCTGGTGCTGCTTGCCGTCGCCCTTGGTGATCGTCACCCCGGCGAAGCGGTCGCCGACGAGTTGCTCGATGGCCTTCTTGTCGTAGACCTCGACCAGCTTCCCGTCCACCGCCTTCATGGAGAGGATCTGCGGCAGCGAGATGGCGGGGCCCAGCTCGATGGTCCGGCCGCCCGCCACGACGGTGATGTTGGCGGACATCGCGGGCTCCGCGAACTCCTTCATCGCCCGGTCCAGCTCCGCCTGGCCGACGGTCGGCTCCTTCTTGGCGACCGGCAGCTCCACCACCTTGGACCGCCCGGACTCCACCTGGGCGCGGTAGGCGTCCTTCACCGCGAGCACGGAACGGGCGACGTCCAGCGACTCACCGGCCCGGCCGGGCACGGCGTTGACCTTGTTGGGCGAGAAGGTGATCGTGCCCTCGACCGCCGAGCCCGCCTTGCCCGCGAGGTCGGCCAGCGCGACGCTCAGCTTCTCCTCGTCCACCGGGAACACGGGCTGCACGGCGCGCTCGCCGCCGAAGAGGGACCCGATGACCGAGACGGGGTTGTAGTCGCTGCCCGCCGCCTTGCGGACGGTGGCCTGGCGGTCCAGGTCGAGACCGGCCTTGTCGGGCGCGAGCAGATGCTCCTTGCCGTCCACGGAGACCCGCAGCGGGGTGCCCGCGCGCTCGCCCAGGTTCTTCTCCAGCGCGGCGATCGCCTGGTCCTTGGTGCCGCCGCCGATGTCGACGCCGAGGACGGTGGTCCGCTTCGGCACCTCGGAGTGGTTGAGCAGCAGGCCCGCGCCGTAGGCGACACCGCCCAGGACGAACACGGCGACCCCGAGGAGCACGAGCTTCGAGCGGCCCTTCTTCTTGACGGGCTGCGGGGGACGGGGCGCGGCGGGCAGCGCGTCCGCCGCGCCGGGCTGCGGCTTGGGCGCCGCCGGGGTGCCGCCCGAGGCCATGCCGGGGCCCGTCGGGCCCGAGGGTCCGGCGGGGCCGGGCGCACCGGGGGCGGTGGCGGCACCCGGTCCGCCCGGGAAGTTCGCCGGGCGGTCGCCCTGGGAACGGGGGCCGCGCGGGCCCTTGCCCGGCCGCCGGTCGTCCTGGATCGCCGGAAGGCCGCTGGTCAGCGTGTCGCCCGACACCTGGCCCTCGGGACCGGGCGCCGGAGCGGGCTTCTGCGGGGTCAGGACGGCCGTGTCGTCGGACATCCGGGGGGTGCTGACGCGGCCCTGCGGGGAGCCCGCGCCGGGGCCGCCGCCGGAACCGCCCCGGCCGCGACGGCCGGACCGGCCCCCGGCGGAGCCGGGAGCGCCCGTACCCGCACCGGCGCCCGGAGCCGCCACGGCGCCGAACGCGTCCGCGCCGGAGGAGATCCCCGCACCGGCGAGCGGACCGCCGGGGACGGAGGGGGCGACGGGACCACCGGGGCCGCCGGGTGCCGTGCCTCCGGCGCCCGGTCCTGCCGGGGCCGCGGTGCCGACGGCAGCCGCCGCCGTGTCGGCCGCGGAGGCACCCGCGCCCATCCGCTGGCGGATCGGCATGCTGCCCTTGGCCGGTCCCGAGGTGGCGCCGGTGGGTTCACCCGGAAGCGGCGTGCCGAGCGGCGGGGTGCCCTCGTACACGGGGGGCGCCGCCGGGTGCCGCGCCGGGTCCGCCACCGGACCGCCCGGGACGGGAGGCTGCGGGGCGGCCCCGGCGTAGCCGTTCCCGGCGGCGTCCGCGAAGGGGTCCCGGGGGGCCTCGGCGAAGCCGTTCTGCGGGGCGTCGGAGAAGTACGGCAGCCCGGGGGCGGAGGACTGGCCGCCCGCCGCCTCCGCGAGCACATCGGCGACGGGGGCCGTCAGCGGGTCGATGACCGGGGCCTGGCCCTGCGGCGGGATGCCCGCGGCGGGGGTCGGGGAACCGGGCGCCCGGGCGCCGGCGCCGGGCAGCCCCGGGGCCGGGGCCGCCGCCGGACCCCCGGTGGGCAGACCGGCGCCGTTCGTCCCGTCCGGCCCCTGGGGGGCGGCGGGGCCGTGGGCGCCACCGGTCGGGATACCGGCGCCGTTCGACGCGGTCGCGCTCTTGCGTGGCGCGAACCAGTCGTTCGCCGGAGCCCTGTCCTGCGAGGGCGCCGAGGGCACGGTCGCGCCCGGGGTCCGGGTCGGCAACTGCTGCGCGGGGGCGGGGCTCTGCGCTCCGCCGATCACCGGCATCGCCGCCGTGCGCTCGGGGTCGGTCTCGGCGACCGGGGCGGCCGGGGCGGTGGCGCCGCCGGACGTCTCACCGTTCTCGCCGACCGGCTTGCGCATCACGACGGGCGGGATCGGCCGCGATCCGGGGATGTTGATCCGGATGCGCGTGGTCACCGTCGTCTCGGTCCTGGGCTCGGACTTGGCGGGCGCACCGTCCGCGCGCGGCTCCCGGGAGCCGTCGGCGGCACCGGCCGCCGCCCGCTCGGAAGCGTCCTGCGTCGGGTGCGGTGACGGGTACTGGCGTGATCCGTACGGCGGTGTTCCCGAAGGGTACGCGGCTCCGGCGCGCCCCTGGGGCCCGGAGGACGAACTGTCAGTTTCACGACTCAAAGCAGGTTCTCCCGGTTGGCTTCGCCGCCCGTCTCTTACTGGATAGCTGCGTGCTATGGGCGGCTCGGCGGCGCGCACCACCATACTGGCCGCCAACGACACTCACTCTGCGACTGGCAGAGCGTCACGGATATCGGCGTACGGGCGGAGCCGGTACGGGGCGTGACCCCATCCTTGGCGACCCAGCCTAGGGGGCCACGGGCCACGGTGCCCGCCGAGGCCCCCGCGTGTCCCCTAGGGGTCAAGTCGGGTGGTGAGGCCACCCGGTTGCGCCGGTCGCGCCATCGTGGCACACATCACAGCCAGAACCATCCCGCCGACGAGGAAGAGGAGTGACCCCGTCCCCGCGGCGAGCACTCCGTCACCCTCCGGGCGTCCGACGCTCAGCAGGATGACGGCGGTCAGCCAGCCCAGGGCGGGCGCCACCACCGCGAGCTGGGTGCGCAGCGCCCGGGCCGCGCCGTGGAAGAGCCCGGCGGTGCCGAGCAGCGCGAGCGCGAGTCCCCCGGGGAACCAGGCGGATTGGAGCAGTGCGCCCGCGACGCCGACGGCCGCGCCGAGGACGGCCAGCGCGGCGTAGGCGGCGATCCTCCCCGGCCGCGGTGGCGTGGCGAGCCAGGAGCCCGCCGGGGAGCCCGGCGCGGGCCGTGCGCCCTGTCCGCCCGTACGGCCGCTCATACGGCGGCTCCCACGGCTCCGGAGGCGCCGGGGGTGCCCGGGGCCGTCCGGCCGTCCGCCGGGCCGCCGTCCGGCGAGGAGCCCGCCCCGGCCAGGCCCGCGAAGAGATCCCGTTCGCGCTCCCCGGCCGGGGCGCCGGACACGCCCTGCGCCAACTCGTAGTACTCGGTGGTGAACAGCGGCTGGAGCAGCAGATTGGAGAGGACGAAGCGGTCGCCGTCCACGGTGATCTGGGTGGCGTGCGCGCGCATCGCGGCGGCCTTGCGGGCGGCGTGGGCGGAGCCGTCGATCTCCGTGGTGATCCTGGCGTCGTCGACCACTCCGGGCACATCGTCGATCGCCCCGACGCCCAGGGCCCCGGCCGGGCCGGGCAGCGGTACGCCGCGCAGCGCGGCGAAGCGCTCCTCGGCCACCGGGCGCGGCACCCGATTCCAGTAGATCTTGTCGATGGTGTGGGGGTCGCCGAGGTCGCGGCGGTAGGCCCGCTCGGCGGCGAGGTCGGCGGCGCGGACGGCGACCCGGTGGGTCTGGATGTGGTCGGGGTGCCCGTATCCCCCGTCGGGGTCATAGGTCACGAGGACCTGCGGCCGGACGGATCGAATGATCTCCACCAGATATCCGGCGGCCTCGTCGACCGGGGTCCGCCAGAAGGCTCTCTCCCGGCGGTTCTGCTCGACGCCCATCATCCCGGAGTCCCGGAAGCGGCCGGCCCCGCCGAGGAGGCGGTGGTCGGCGACGCCCAGTTCCTTCATGGCGGCCGCGAGTTCGGCCCTGCGGTGGGGGCCGAGCCGGTCCTCCCGGTCGGGCGCCAGATGGGCGAGGCCGGGCGGGATGACCTCGCCCTCCTCCCCCAGGGTGCAGGTGACCAGGGTGACCTGGGCTCCGGTGGCCGCGTACAGGGCCATCGTCGCGCCGTTGTTGATCGACTCGTCGTCCGGGTGCGCGTGCACCAGGAGAAGACGACGCGCGGAGAGATCCTTCATACGCACAGCCTACGAGGCAAGGGGGTGCCGTGGAGGCTGGTTCGGCGGCCCCGTGCGATCCCCACGGGGCCGAAGGCCGCGCCCGGCCGGACGCCCGGCGCGGAGCCGGTCGTCGACCGATAGCACATCGGTGAGAAAAGCGTAGAAAGGTGAAGAAGGGGCCTGAAACGGGTCAGGCCCGGATCAGCACGGGATCAGAACTTGAAGTCGCCGATCATCCCCGCCACGTTGCTCGTGAGGTCGTTGATGGTCGGAGAGAGCGAAGAGCTGGCGAGATAGAAACCGAGCAACACGCAGACCGCGGCATGCCCCCCCTTGAGTCCGGACTTCCGGATCAGCAGGAAGACGATGATCGCCAGCAGCAGCACCGCCGAAATGGAGAGTGC
The nucleotide sequence above comes from Streptomyces clavuligerus. Encoded proteins:
- a CDS encoding GNAT family N-acetyltransferase yields the protein MEFTGTGRLDVRITPLDVGKRVSTRRLTAPPASGERFTDAVGVLTSWDEGVLLITTKRGETVRIEESSLVAGKVIPAAPARRRGPAADFAELCRVASRAWQPLESARLGDWELRAAGGFTRRANSVLAAGDPGLPRDEALERVRAWYAARELPAYLQAATGAAGTQEVLCAELEGLGWRREATAEVWIAALAPLADRDADVSGVVLSRDLDEGWLRRYGRTGGGGTAAAVRRVLGAGPSVWFASVPGGGGAPAAIGRCVVDGRWAGFQAVEVDPDRRRQGLGSAVMTALAQRALAEGASAAWLQVETENDGARALYDGLGFVTHHRYHHFRAP
- a CDS encoding DUF6113 family protein; translated protein: MSGRTGGQGARPAPGSPAGSWLATPPRPGRIAAYAALAVLGAAVGVAGALLQSAWFPGGLALALLGTAGLFHGAARALRTQLAVVAPALGWLTAVILLSVGRPEGDGVLAAGTGSLLFLVGGMVLAVMCATMARPAQPGGLTTRLDP
- the fdxA gene encoding ferredoxin, translated to MTYVIAQPCVDVKDKACIEECPVDCIYEGRRSLYIHPDECVDCGACEPVCPVEAIFYEDDTPEEWKDYYKANVEFFDELGSPGGASKLGLIERDHPFIAALPPQG
- a CDS encoding transglutaminase-like domain-containing protein, coding for MDDDSAKYRDWFAEEARSERPDLALLCLLLATAGDPALDDAGIDAAQIELDRLAGLLPYGPKTPREWAGALADLLGRECGFHGTSGEYRRLGASLLHQVLERRRGLPILLSVVWVEVARRAGAPAYGVALPGHFVVGFGDPGAPGGPVLADPFAGGGPLTGNEAELLVMDATGAPLEPSMLTPASPLDVVLRILGNIRAWAAARPEQSAAALWAVEFSLLLPSHPARLRYEHAQLLVQRGDFLTGAAELEAYAEVVQPVEPATAEAVRGRARAARAMLN
- the dapC gene encoding succinyldiaminopimelate transaminase; the protein is MSAVSSRLPVFPWDKLEPYKATAARHPDGIVDLSVGTPVDPVPALIQKALTDAADSPGYPTVWGTAALRDALTSWVERRLGATGVTHRNVLPVVGSKELVAWLPTQLGLGAGDRVAYPRLAYPTYEVGARLCGATPVVYDDPTELDPRGLRLLWLNSPSNPTGRVLGKDELTRIVAWARTHGVLVFSDECYLELGWEAEPVSVLDAEVCGGVYDGLVAVHSLSKRSNLAGYRAAFIAGDERVLGELLQIRKHGGMMTPAPVQAATVAALGDDTHVTEQRARYAARRTALRGALEAHGFRIEHSEASLYLWATRDEPCWSTVAHLAELGVLVAPGDFYGAAGERFVRVAFTATDERVAAAVARLGG
- the mshB gene encoding N-acetyl-1-D-myo-inositol-2-amino-2-deoxy-alpha-D-glucopyranoside deacetylase; protein product: MKDLSARRLLLVHAHPDDESINNGATMALYAATGAQVTLVTCTLGEEGEVIPPGLAHLAPDREDRLGPHRRAELAAAMKELGVADHRLLGGAGRFRDSGMMGVEQNRRERAFWRTPVDEAAGYLVEIIRSVRPQVLVTYDPDGGYGHPDHIQTHRVAVRAADLAAERAYRRDLGDPHTIDKIYWNRVPRPVAEERFAALRGVPLPGPAGALGVGAIDDVPGVVDDARITTEIDGSAHAARKAAAMRAHATQITVDGDRFVLSNLLLQPLFTTEYYELAQGVSGAPAGERERDLFAGLAGAGSSPDGGPADGRTAPGTPGASGAVGAAV